The Scomber japonicus isolate fScoJap1 chromosome 13, fScoJap1.pri, whole genome shotgun sequence genome includes a window with the following:
- the kptn gene encoding KICSTOR complex protein kaptin has translation MLRESYPFVEDSFSRFPSQSNIYGLCQAGEQELLAATLKGKVVSFRYQELQHKIRPVAKEVQFTYIPVDAEIVSIDAFIKSPPKRGLVVGITFIKDSGDKATPFLNIYCDYEPGSEFNLESIAQSCLNLELQFTPFQLYHTEVQCEDGSIETVFLLSGHDQRIHLYKENASLHQFEEQPVERLFPELQELPSNVLWLDVLSIPGGRRLSAFGCQNGFVGLALVNQTGPEVLQSWRVQFDSPISIVLLFPLSCQTEPNQPGVEKRVEMEGYNLLVTSTIEMAVVYRDVQDRGLSHSTCLSESDQWDAVLCALVIDLDFDGQKEVLLGTYGQELLCYKFGATGSRRDGDFQLLWRRSFKSPLLSIIYLDLTGDGLRELAVLTLKGLHILQHSLTYTADLVLERLTQKVSALTAGSEQDSTKDTEEKDAPVKKEESTVVTP, from the exons ATGCTCAGAGAGTCCTATCCCTTCGTGGAGGACAGCTTCAGTCGCTTCCCGTCTCAGAGCAACATCTACGGGTTGTGTCAGGCCGGGGAACAGGAGCTGCTGGCCGCTACTCTCAAAGGGAAGGTGGTGAGCTTCAGATACCAGGAGCTGCAGCACAAAATCCGACCTGTGGCCAAAGAGGTGCAGTTCACCTACATACCAG TTGATGCAGAGATTGTATCAATTGACGCCTTCATCAAGTCTCCACCCAAAAGAGGCCTGGTGGTGGGCATCACCTTCATAAAG GATTCTGGTGACAAAGCCACTCCGTTCCTCAATATCTACTGTGACTATGAACCCGGCTCAGAGTTCAACCTGGAGTCCATTGCTC AAAGTTGCCTGAATCTGGAGCTGCAGTTCACACCTTTTCAGCTCTACCATACAGA AGTGCAGTGTGAGGATGGAAGCATCGAGACGGTGTTTCTGCTCAGTGGACATGACCAGAGGATCCACCTGTACAAGGAG AACGCCTCCCTTCACCAGTTTGAAGAGCAGCCAGTGGAGAGACTCTTCCCTGAACTACAGGAACTGCCCAGCAA CGTGTTATGGTTGGATGTGTTGAGTATACCTGGTGGCCGGAGACTGTCTGCATTCGGCTGTCAGAACGGATTCGTTGGACTGGCTCTGGTTAACCAGACTGGACCAG AGGTTTTGCAGAGCTGGCGGGTGCAGTTCGACAGTCCAATCTCCATAGTGCTGCTGTTTCCGCTCAGCTGCCAAACGGAACCCAACCAGCCTGGTGTAGAGAAAA GAGTGGAGATGGAAGGATACAACCTGCTGGTAACCAGCACTATAGAGATGGCAGTTGTCTACAG agatgtGCAGGACCGGGGTTTGTCTCATTCGACGTGCCTCTCAGAGAGTGATCAGTGGGACGCGGTGCTCTGTGCTCTGGTCATTGACCTGGATTTTGACGGGCAGAAGGAGGTGCTGTTGGGAACATATGGACAG GAACTCCTTTGTTACAAATTTGGGGCGACAGGAAGCAGAAGAGATGGAGACTTTCAGCTGCTGTGGAGGCGGAGCTTCAAGAGTCCTTTGCTGTCCATCATCTACTTAGACTTGACGGGGGACGGTTTGAGGGAGCTGGCTGTCCTCACACTGAAGGGACTGCATATCTTACAG catAGTCTCACCTACACCGCTGATTTGGTCCTGGAACGGCTCACCCAGAAGGTGTCAGCGCTGACTGCCGGCTCTGAGCAGGACTCAACCAAAGACACTGAGGAGAAGGATGCTCCTgtaaagaaagaggagagcacAGTTGTCACACCATAG